The Helicobacter sp. MIT 05-5293 nucleotide sequence ACACATTATCCCACCACTGAACATTTGTAGGGGGTTTTTTAGGCATAGTGTATCCTACGGGATCAAGCGTGAGGAGATAGTCTATGGAAATATGCGCATTGGCTTGTGCTATCAATGCCTTGTAAAAATTGCATGCTCCCCAGCTGTGCGCAATGACAAACAAAGGCAGTTTTTTCTCGGCAAGTTGTGTGAGCCACAAGGTGAATAATTTTTGACACCTAAAGCTTGTGTAGATTTTATAGCATAAAGGTTGATCAAAATGTAAAAATTCTTGATATACCGCACGCATAATCGTATCACAGAATCCTCCGACAAAGATGACAATTGCTTTGACATCAGATTCTGATTGTAGGTGATAGATGACTTCATTTTCTGGAATCTTGATTCCATAAGGCAGATAGGGTATAGGCGGAGGTAAGAAAGCCTCTTTGGGGTAAATAATTGTTGGTTTAAGTAGTAACAAAATATATCCTTTTAGATTTTAAATCAGACTATTATGCTAAAATAGTGTCAATACATTGATAATTTTAACACAAGGAATTGCAGTGAAACCTACACACACTTTGGTTGCCCCAAGTATTTTATCAGCGGACTTTTTGCGTTTAGGAGAGGAGATTGATGCTATTTGTAAAGGTGAATGCGATTATATTCATATTGATGTGATGGACGGACATTTTGTGCCAAATCTTACTTTGGGTCCTGTCGTGATTGAGAAACTTTCAAGTCTTACAAATAAGCCACTAGATATACATTTAATGGTTGAAAATGTGCCGTTTTTTGTGGATTTATTTTTGCCTCTTAAACCTGCAATTTTGAGTGTGCATATTGAAGAGGTTAAGCATTTGCATCGATTGATCAAACATATCCAATCCTGTGGCACAAAAGCCGGTGTGGTGCTCAATCCTCACACGAGTGAAGCGGCTCTTGAGTATGTTTTGCCCGAAGTAGATTTGGTGCTTTTGATGAGTGTGAATCCGGGTTTTGGTGGGCAAACATTTATCCCTAGCACATTGCAAAAACTTGAGAAAATTGTAAAAATGCGTGATAAACTGAATCCGCAGTGCTTGATTGAGGTCGATGGTGGCGTAAATGATAAAAATATTGCGATGCTTAAAGAAAAAGGCGTGGATATGGTCGTTGCAGGGAGTTATATTTTTAACTCAAAAGATTATGCAAAAGCTATAGCCTCTTTGCGATAGAGAATCATAATGACTTATGCACAATTACTTGAGAAATTGCGCGAAGGTGCGATGCCACAAAAACTTTTTCAGACTTATATCAAAAACATAGGCGGACTTTATGTGGATATTGACACTGAAATAGAAATGCTCAAAGCCGCAGGTGCACCCTTACAAGAATCTTATGTCGGGAATGAAGTATATGTAGATTTATCGACAAAGCATCTTGATTGGCGTGAAGCGTGTTTTTGTTTTGTGGATATTGAAACCAATGGAGCAAAGCCTCAAAGTGCGCAGATTATTGAGATAGGTGCGATAAAAATGAAAAAGGGAAAAATGATTGATCGTTTTGAAAGTTATGTGTATGCAAAAGAAATTCCTGAAAATATCACACAGCTTACTGGTATTTGTTATCAAGATATTGCACAAGCACCTAGTGCGAAATCCGTCTTGGGTGAATTTCAAAGATTCTTAGGGAAAGATGTGTTTGTCGCTCATAATGTAAATTTTGATTATGGATTTATTCATTATCATTTGCAACAACTTGGTTTGTTTGGCTTGTTTAATCCCAAGCTCTGCACGATTGAATTAGCAAAAAAAACGATTCTTTCGCCTCGCTATGCGCTGTCTTTTCTGAATGAGTTTTTGGGGATTGGCACACCGATAGCGCACCGAGCCTATGCGGACGCATTGACAAGTTTAAGAATCTTTGAAATTGCAACAATGATGATACCGCCCTCTGTGCAAAGCCTTCAGAATCTGATTGATTTTTCAAGAGGTCGATTAAAAGCTCCAGCAAAGATTTCTTTTTAGATTCTAATGAAAATACGCGCTAAATCCTCTATCCCAACCGCTTAGATCTTTGTAAAACATAATGTTTTGTGCTTGGTGTTTTTCGAGAATCTCACTAAGGATTGCTTTTTGGTCGTATCCAATCTCACACACAAGCCATAAATGATTTTGTGCAGCCACATTAATAATGGCAAACAATATGTCTAAGCCATCTTCCCCTCCAAATAAAGCATGAGGAGGCTCATAAGTCAAGGGTTTGCTAATGGGGTAGCGATCTTTGATATAGGGAGGATTGGAGATAAGAATCTCGCAAGGTTGGGGGAATGGGTCGCGTAAAATATTGTTTTGTAATAATGTGATACGATCACTAAGATGATAATATGAGATATTTTTGTGAGCGACTTTGAGAATCTCTGTATTAATGTCTGTAGCGATAAAGTGTGATTCTGGGCATTTGATTGCTAATGTGGTGGAGATGATACCTGAACCTGTCCCAATTTCTACGATTTGTGTAAGATGATGCGAAGTAATGATTTCACTCGCGACATCAATAAGAATCTCTGTTTCTGGGCGTGGAATTAGTGTGTGAGGATTCACAAAAAAATCTCGCCCATAAAAGCTTACTTGATTTGTAATATACTCAATGGGTGTTCCTTGTGCGCGTAAAGCGATACAATGCTCGAATCGTCTGAATGTCTCATCATCTAAAATATCAGTGCCATGCGTGTGTAAATATACACGAGGTTGTTGAAGGACAAATGCGAGTAGAAGCTCGGATTCTAAATGTTCTCTCAATGCAAATTGATATTTTAAGCTCGCCTCTTTGAGCGCAGAAGAGGCATTTTTAAGGGCTTGGGCAATGCAAAGAGACATCGTTGAAGTCTCATTTATATGTCATAATCAAGGGCTTTAAGTCTTTGTAAAAGCGGAGGGTGAGTGTAATAAAAGAAAATATAGGCAGGGTGAGAGCTAGGAAAGCTTTTATTTTCATTGACAAGTCTTACTAAGGCATTTGCAAGGCAATGTTTGCTTGAGAGACTTGCACCATATTCATCGGCTGCATATTCAGCCCTACGAGAAAAATACCCAATCAAGGGCATAAACCAAAAAGATATAATGGGAGCAATCAGAATCAGAGTAACAAGCACACCTGCACCATCATAATCAATGCCTAATGTGTCAAATAATGCTACAGGTAAATGTCCTACGACAAAAAATAAAATAAAAAGGACAAATGCCATAATGCCGATGTTTTTCAATAAGTCTTTATGCTTGAAATGTCCCAATTCATGTCCCAAAATAGCAATCAAGCCATCAGAGCTGATTTTATCAAGTAATGTATCAAATAACACTACGCGTTTGCTTTTGCCTAATCCTCCAAAATACGCATTAAGCCGTTCATCACGTCTGCTTGCATCAATGACAAAGATTCCGTTACTTTTGAAGCCACTTTTGTTCATCAGAGATTCAATACGCGCCTTGAGATTTTCATCATCAAGAGGTGTGAATTTGTTAAACATAGGGGCGATAATCGTGGGATAGATGAGATTTGCAAGTATGACAACACAAAGCAGGGTAAAGAATCCGACAATCCACCAATGCTCAAATTGTTCGATTATAAAAATCAAAAGAAAAGCAATGAGGCTACCTAATACAAAAGTAATAAGCAGTTTTTTGAAAGTATCAGACAAAAATAAGCCTAAAGTTTGATGAGTAAAGCCATATTTTTTATCGAGCTTAAATGTCTCGTAAAATGCAAAGGGAAACTGGATAATATCACTGATAATGATGTAGCTTAAAACAAAAGCAATACTTTGGATATAATGATTATTGTTTATTTCTACCGATAAGCCTTGAAGCCATGTAAAACCTACGCTGACCCAAAAAACAAACATAATACCTTCAAGAATCTTTTGAGCAATTGAAAGTTTTAAAGAAGCAATCGAGTATTCTCCGGCTTGGATATAATCATCGCTTTCTAACAAAATGGCAGGTTTTTTAAGCTCTTTGTTGATATGGTTCATTTGAAGAATGCTTAAAATAATGCTTGGCAAAATATAGCCACACAGAAATAAGCATACTAATAAAATAAAAAGATCAGACACCTTTATGCTCCTTGATTTATGCTTTAAAATATTCCCATCAATAAAATAAAACACATAATCATAGTAGCTAAAATACAAAAAATGGTAAATTAACAAGCTTTTAACGACTTATTGATTAATATTACACAAATATTTTTTAAATGCAGTTATGTATTTAAGCTATTTAAGGACATTTATGGCAAATTCAGTGAAATACATCTTTGTAACAGGTGGCGTATTGAGTTCTTTGGGAAAGGGTATTACTTCTTCTTCGATAGCGACTTTGCTTCAGCATAGCGGGTATAAGGTATCGATTCTAAAAATTGATCCCTATATCAATGTCGATCCGGGCACGATGAGTCCTTTAGAGCATGGAGAAGTATTTGTTACTTGTGATGGGGCAGAGACGGACCTAGACATCGGGCATTATGAGCGATTTTTGAATAGGGATTTGTCTAAGATTAATAACTTTACTACAGGACAAGTCTATATGTCTGTGATTGATAAAGAGCGTAAGGGTAAGTATTTAGGTAAAACAATACAAATCGTGCCACATATTGTTGATGAAATCAAACATCGTATCAAGCTTGCTGGTGAAGGAAATGAGTTTCTTGTCGTAGAGCTTGGAGGGACGGTCGGAGATATTGAGGGAATGCCTTATTTAGAGGCGATGAGACAAATGAAACATGAGTTAGGTAATAAACAAGTGATTAGTATTCATGTTACACTTATCCCGCTTGTGCGTGCAGCCGGTGAGCTTAAGACAAAGCCTACACAGCATTCTGTGCAAGAGCTTAGACGCATTGGGATTTCTCCGCAGATTCTTGTTGCTCGTTGTGAGCGTCCTTTAGATAAAGAATTAAAACGCAAACTTGCGATGAGTTGTGATGTCGATGATGATAGTGTAATTGTCGCTGAAGATACAGAAAGTATCTATAAATGTCCTTTGAATTTTCTCGAAGAGGGGATTCTCTCACCTATTGCAAGATATTTGAATCTGCAAGAGTTAAACCCAAAAATGGACGATTGGGACATACTTGTCAAAAAGATTATTGCACCAAAAACGAGCGTAAATATTGGATTTGTGGGCAAATATCTAAGCCTTAAAGAATCGTATAAATCCTTAATCGAAGCGTTGATTCACGCGGGAGCAAATATTGATACACGCGTGAATATCAAGTGGATTGATAGTGAGAATCTTCATCAAGACATCACGCTTTTAGAAGATGTGGATTCTATCCTTATACCGGGAGGATTTGGCGAACGAGGCATACAAGGAAAACTCAAAGCCATACAATACGCACGAGAACATCAGATTCCATTACTTGGAATCTGCTTGGGAATGCAGTTGGCAATGATTGAATTTGCCCGTAATGTTTTGGGGATTAGTGAGGCGAATTCTGTGGAGTTTGACACACACACAAAAGAGCCTATTGTTTATTTGATTGAGGATTTTATCGATGCGGAGGGTAAAAAACAATTCCGCACGCATACTTCGCCCATGGGAGGGACAATGCGTCTAGGAGAATACGAATGCCAAATCAAAAAAGACACCAAACTCTATCAAGCTTATGGGTGTCAGACATTGATTAAAGAGCGGCATCGCCATCGCTATGAGGTTAATCCTAAATATCGTGAGGTTTTCCACAATAACGGAATGATCATCAGTGGCGAGTCAAATGGTTTGATAGAATCTATTGAGCTAAAAGACCACCCATGGTTTGTGGGAGTGCAGTTTCACCCTGAATTTACTTCGCGATTGCAGAGACCAAATCCTGTGATTCTTGAATTTGTCAAGCAAAGTCTTGCTTTTAAGAAAGCTGATAATACCTTTGATAATAGTTAAAGCCTAAATGAATGTCTAGTGAAAATGT carries:
- the rpe gene encoding ribulose-phosphate 3-epimerase, encoding MKPTHTLVAPSILSADFLRLGEEIDAICKGECDYIHIDVMDGHFVPNLTLGPVVIEKLSSLTNKPLDIHLMVENVPFFVDLFLPLKPAILSVHIEEVKHLHRLIKHIQSCGTKAGVVLNPHTSEAALEYVLPEVDLVLLMSVNPGFGGQTFIPSTLQKLEKIVKMRDKLNPQCLIEVDGGVNDKNIAMLKEKGVDMVVAGSYIFNSKDYAKAIASLR
- a CDS encoding 3'-5' exonuclease gives rise to the protein MTYAQLLEKLREGAMPQKLFQTYIKNIGGLYVDIDTEIEMLKAAGAPLQESYVGNEVYVDLSTKHLDWREACFCFVDIETNGAKPQSAQIIEIGAIKMKKGKMIDRFESYVYAKEIPENITQLTGICYQDIAQAPSAKSVLGEFQRFLGKDVFVAHNVNFDYGFIHYHLQQLGLFGLFNPKLCTIELAKKTILSPRYALSFLNEFLGIGTPIAHRAYADALTSLRIFEIATMMIPPSVQSLQNLIDFSRGRLKAPAKISF
- the prmC gene encoding peptide chain release factor N(5)-glutamine methyltransferase; translation: MSLCIAQALKNASSALKEASLKYQFALREHLESELLLAFVLQQPRVYLHTHGTDILDDETFRRFEHCIALRAQGTPIEYITNQVSFYGRDFFVNPHTLIPRPETEILIDVASEIITSHHLTQIVEIGTGSGIISTTLAIKCPESHFIATDINTEILKVAHKNISYYHLSDRITLLQNNILRDPFPQPCEILISNPPYIKDRYPISKPLTYEPPHALFGGEDGLDILFAIINVAAQNHLWLVCEIGYDQKAILSEILEKHQAQNIMFYKDLSGWDRGFSAYFH
- a CDS encoding M48 family metallopeptidase, coding for MSDLFILLVCLFLCGYILPSIILSILQMNHINKELKKPAILLESDDYIQAGEYSIASLKLSIAQKILEGIMFVFWVSVGFTWLQGLSVEINNNHYIQSIAFVLSYIIISDIIQFPFAFYETFKLDKKYGFTHQTLGLFLSDTFKKLLITFVLGSLIAFLLIFIIEQFEHWWIVGFFTLLCVVILANLIYPTIIAPMFNKFTPLDDENLKARIESLMNKSGFKSNGIFVIDASRRDERLNAYFGGLGKSKRVVLFDTLLDKISSDGLIAILGHELGHFKHKDLLKNIGIMAFVLFILFFVVGHLPVALFDTLGIDYDGAGVLVTLILIAPIISFWFMPLIGYFSRRAEYAADEYGASLSSKHCLANALVRLVNENKSFPSSHPAYIFFYYTHPPLLQRLKALDYDI
- the pyrG gene encoding CTP synthase (glutamine hydrolyzing); this encodes MANSVKYIFVTGGVLSSLGKGITSSSIATLLQHSGYKVSILKIDPYINVDPGTMSPLEHGEVFVTCDGAETDLDIGHYERFLNRDLSKINNFTTGQVYMSVIDKERKGKYLGKTIQIVPHIVDEIKHRIKLAGEGNEFLVVELGGTVGDIEGMPYLEAMRQMKHELGNKQVISIHVTLIPLVRAAGELKTKPTQHSVQELRRIGISPQILVARCERPLDKELKRKLAMSCDVDDDSVIVAEDTESIYKCPLNFLEEGILSPIARYLNLQELNPKMDDWDILVKKIIAPKTSVNIGFVGKYLSLKESYKSLIEALIHAGANIDTRVNIKWIDSENLHQDITLLEDVDSILIPGGFGERGIQGKLKAIQYAREHQIPLLGICLGMQLAMIEFARNVLGISEANSVEFDTHTKEPIVYLIEDFIDAEGKKQFRTHTSPMGGTMRLGEYECQIKKDTKLYQAYGCQTLIKERHRHRYEVNPKYREVFHNNGMIISGESNGLIESIELKDHPWFVGVQFHPEFTSRLQRPNPVILEFVKQSLAFKKADNTFDNS